From Ignavibacteriales bacterium, one genomic window encodes:
- a CDS encoding glycosyl hydrolase 115 family protein, whose product MSTIILDKPGADVDFPIVSRDRAAASIRYDTSDHKGVIRAIGDLRSDIDSVTGVKPDLATSGSSAAYEIVIGTLGKSKLIDKLISSGKIDVRDLKGKWESFVISTVKNPAPGVQQYLVIAGSDRRGTIYGIYELSRQLGVSPWYWWADVPARKRSSAYLASGRYASGEPKVKYRGIFINDEAPCFTRWTEEKYGGRNSRMYAHMFELLLRLRANYLWPAMWSSAFNEDDPANPRVADEYGIVMGTSHHEPMLRSQVEWARRKKEFGNGEWNYVTNKQGVKEFWRQGLERNKNYESILTMGMRGDGDLPMPDAGSARENFKVLEGIMADQRKIVKDVTNKPASKTPQIWALYSEVLEYYDQGMKVPDDVIILLCDDNWGDVRRLPELGAPKHPGGYGIYYHVDLHGAPRAYQWLNMTQIPHMWEQLQLTYSYGVDKVWMLNVGDLKPMEYPMTFFLDMAWNPASFNQNNLYTYSRKFCEEQFGADASTEAAEILTMSCKFNSRISAEMMNPTTYNLESGEFLQVKDAYMALEARALRQCLTTRTEQKDAYRELILHPVQAMANLYDMYYAAAMNSKLAAEKDLRANYWADRVEHCFERDAELSKNYNLNIAGGKWNHMMDQTHIGYISWDEPREGNIMPKVIRVMPDEAKQGGYVFSEKNGVVVMEAEHFFESKATDKTAWTVIPDLGRTLSGLTLMPYTEKTDGASVTYRMVLPTKSDSVKLRMFFDSTLPFKKGGHSVAAAFDGGSEKVWSINDQLTWKNNYTRMYPAGAARIIETATTLELPHNADGAHVLRIRPLDPGVVIYKVIVDDGGYEQTRLKMSESPYHRQ is encoded by the coding sequence ATGTCAACCATCATCCTTGACAAGCCCGGGGCAGACGTTGATTTTCCCATAGTCTCCAGAGATCGTGCAGCCGCGTCCATCCGTTATGATACAAGCGACCACAAAGGCGTAATACGAGCAATTGGTGACCTGCGATCTGACATCGACAGTGTTACCGGTGTCAAACCTGATCTTGCGACCTCCGGATCGTCCGCAGCGTACGAAATAGTCATTGGGACACTCGGGAAGAGCAAGCTGATAGACAAGCTGATATCGTCCGGCAAAATTGATGTCAGGGACCTGAAGGGCAAATGGGAGAGTTTTGTCATCAGCACGGTGAAAAACCCGGCGCCTGGAGTGCAACAATATCTTGTCATTGCAGGCAGCGACAGACGGGGCACCATCTATGGGATTTACGAACTATCGAGACAGTTAGGTGTTTCACCTTGGTACTGGTGGGCGGATGTTCCGGCCAGGAAGCGCTCGTCTGCTTATCTCGCGTCGGGTCGTTACGCTTCGGGCGAACCTAAGGTGAAGTACCGCGGCATTTTCATCAATGATGAAGCTCCTTGCTTCACTCGATGGACAGAAGAGAAATACGGCGGGCGAAACAGCCGAATGTACGCCCATATGTTTGAACTCTTGTTGCGTCTGCGGGCGAATTATTTGTGGCCTGCGATGTGGTCGAGCGCCTTCAATGAAGATGATCCGGCAAATCCTCGCGTTGCCGACGAGTATGGCATCGTCATGGGTACATCCCATCATGAACCCATGTTGCGTTCACAGGTTGAATGGGCGCGTCGCAAGAAGGAATTTGGCAACGGCGAATGGAACTATGTAACGAACAAACAGGGGGTGAAGGAATTCTGGAGACAAGGTCTTGAGCGAAACAAGAATTACGAAAGCATTCTCACCATGGGGATGCGTGGGGATGGAGACCTGCCCATGCCTGATGCGGGGAGTGCACGGGAAAATTTCAAAGTACTGGAAGGTATTATGGCCGACCAGCGCAAGATCGTCAAAGACGTCACTAACAAACCCGCCTCCAAGACTCCGCAGATTTGGGCCCTCTATAGCGAAGTGCTTGAGTATTATGACCAGGGAATGAAGGTCCCCGATGATGTGATCATCCTGCTGTGCGATGACAATTGGGGCGATGTGCGTCGACTCCCCGAGTTGGGTGCGCCAAAGCATCCGGGTGGTTACGGCATCTATTATCACGTGGATCTGCATGGAGCGCCAAGGGCTTACCAGTGGCTGAACATGACTCAGATTCCACACATGTGGGAGCAACTCCAGCTGACGTACAGCTATGGCGTTGACAAGGTCTGGATGTTGAATGTTGGCGACCTGAAGCCCATGGAATATCCCATGACCTTCTTCCTGGATATGGCCTGGAATCCGGCGTCGTTCAACCAAAACAACCTGTACACCTATTCCAGGAAATTCTGCGAGGAACAGTTTGGAGCGGACGCATCCACAGAAGCGGCTGAGATCCTAACCATGTCCTGTAAATTCAATAGCCGTATTTCCGCCGAGATGATGAATCCAACAACCTACAATCTTGAAAGTGGAGAGTTTCTTCAGGTAAAAGATGCATATATGGCTCTTGAGGCCAGGGCGTTGAGGCAATGTCTTACGACGCGCACCGAACAGAAAGATGCCTACAGGGAATTGATCCTCCATCCAGTACAAGCAATGGCGAACCTGTACGACATGTATTATGCCGCTGCCATGAATTCCAAACTGGCAGCTGAGAAAGATCTACGAGCGAATTATTGGGCCGACCGGGTCGAGCACTGCTTCGAACGCGACGCGGAGCTTTCGAAGAATTACAATCTGAATATCGCCGGCGGCAAATGGAACCATATGATGGATCAAACCCATATCGGCTATATATCATGGGATGAACCGCGTGAAGGAAACATCATGCCTAAGGTAATCCGCGTCATGCCTGATGAAGCAAAACAGGGGGGATATGTATTCAGCGAAAAGAACGGAGTCGTTGTGATGGAGGCTGAACATTTCTTTGAAAGCAAAGCAACGGACAAGACGGCATGGACGGTCATCCCAGATCTTGGAAGAACTCTCTCCGGTCTTACCCTGATGCCTTATACTGAGAAGACCGATGGGGCATCAGTGACCTACAGGATGGTTCTTCCTACGAAGTCCGATAGCGTGAAACTGAGGATGTTTTTCGACAGTACGCTTCCGTTCAAGAAGGGGGGACACAGTGTGGCTGCCGCATTTGACGGTGGATCTGAAAAAGTGTGGAGCATCAACGACCAATTAACCTGGAAAAACAATTACACCAGGATGTATCCGGCTGGAGCAGCGCGCATCATTGAGACGGCAACAACACTGGAACTACCACACAACGCAGATGGCGCCCACGTGTTGAGAATCAGGCCCCTCGATCCAGGTGTTGTGATCTACAAAGTAATTGTGGACGATGGCGGCTATGAACAAACGCGGCTCAAAATGTCCGAGAGCCCGTATCATCGGCAATGA
- a CDS encoding SMP-30/gluconolactonase/LRE family protein: protein MKSRSIIRLILSLALLTACVSALFGQSPIPPEAKLEKLASGLLQPEGPVWKDGAGLLFSDIKRNLINVWSPLDGSVKLYLQPSDSSNGMTFDQQGRLVLTQMRLRRVARQELNGTITPLASTYDGKKLNSPNDLVVRSDGSIFFTDPDFNIPSGQKRELNFKGIFRITPKGALVLLDSAFDKPNGICFSPDEKKLYVNESARCLIYVWDVIGDSLIVNKLLFYSIPATGYADGMKVDPSGNLYCAGPTGVWIISPTGQYLGKIAMTENPSNCAWGDNDRKTLYMTAGSSLYRIRTITTGLNEGNQYSLPGEIELRQNYPNPFNGSTDLSYSLPRTMGVELRVYNSVGHLVCSLVQETKEAGCHLAAFDASSMASGVYFASLVTRTERKGLSIQSKKMILIR from the coding sequence ATGAAAAGCCGGTCGATCATTCGTCTCATTCTCTCCCTTGCCCTCCTGACGGCGTGCGTTTCTGCGCTCTTCGGACAGTCGCCGATACCACCCGAGGCAAAGCTGGAAAAACTTGCATCCGGCTTGCTGCAGCCGGAAGGCCCGGTCTGGAAAGATGGCGCAGGGCTTCTGTTCAGCGACATCAAACGGAACCTCATCAATGTCTGGTCGCCGTTGGACGGTTCTGTCAAACTCTATTTACAGCCTTCGGACAGTTCAAACGGCATGACCTTCGATCAACAGGGGAGGCTGGTGCTGACGCAGATGCGCCTGCGCCGGGTTGCACGGCAGGAATTGAATGGGACAATTACTCCGCTCGCATCGACGTATGACGGAAAGAAGCTGAACAGCCCAAATGACCTGGTCGTCAGGTCCGATGGCTCAATTTTTTTCACCGATCCCGATTTCAACATCCCGTCCGGGCAGAAACGGGAGCTGAATTTCAAAGGGATTTTTCGTATCACGCCAAAAGGTGCGCTGGTCCTGCTTGACAGTGCATTTGACAAACCGAACGGCATCTGTTTCTCCCCCGATGAGAAGAAGCTCTATGTCAATGAATCGGCACGCTGCCTCATCTATGTGTGGGATGTGATCGGCGACTCCCTTATCGTGAATAAGTTGCTCTTCTATTCGATTCCTGCCACTGGCTACGCGGACGGGATGAAAGTGGATCCTTCCGGCAATCTCTATTGTGCCGGCCCGACAGGAGTGTGGATCATCTCGCCGACCGGTCAGTATCTGGGGAAAATTGCCATGACCGAGAATCCTTCCAACTGTGCGTGGGGTGATAACGACAGGAAGACGCTCTACATGACTGCCGGAAGTTCGTTGTATAGAATCCGTACCATAACCACGGGCCTGAACGAGGGGAATCAATACTCTCTTCCGGGCGAGATTGAACTGCGCCAAAACTATCCCAACCCTTTTAACGGATCCACGGACCTCTCTTATTCTCTTCCCCGCACGATGGGGGTCGAACTGAGAGTGTACAATTCCGTGGGACATCTTGTTTGCTCGCTCGTTCAAGAGACAAAGGAGGCAGGTTGTCATTTGGCAGCATTCGATGCCTCCTCGATGGCGAGCGGTGTGTACTTCGCATCGCTTGTTACACGAACAGAGCGGAAAGGTTTGTCAATTCAATCAAAGAAGATGATACTGATACGGTAG